A single region of the Lotus japonicus ecotype B-129 chromosome 4, LjGifu_v1.2 genome encodes:
- the LOC130712901 gene encoding uncharacterized protein At4g04775-like, with translation MNASSASSCRSRQRSAGARAKCQCGVPLMLYTAGTRENQDRRFLRCRNWQIPGTCDFFYWIDDPVEGRQPHVEVQAETMSSEIGNSSNTNSVPHVPDLKKKIKKLEKKLEVEKVHKNLACLIALMCCIVTMWCLCRGRV, from the exons ATGAATGCTTCATCCGCATCCTCTTGTCGTTCCAGGCAAAGAAGTGCAGGTGCAAGGGCAAAATGTCAATGTGGAGTTCCCCTAATGCTATACACTGCTGGTACTCGTGAGAACCAAGATAGGAGATTCCTTAGATGCAGAAATTGGCAG ATTCCAGGAACATGTGACTTTTTCTATTGGATTGATGATCCAGTTGAGGGAAGACAACCACATGTAGAGGTACAGGCTGAGACTATGAGTTCTGAGATTGGCAATTCATCCAACACCAACTCTGTGCCGCATGTTCCAGATTTGAAGAAAAAGATCAAAAAGCTGGAGAAGAAACTTGAAGTAGAGAAAGTTCACAAGAATCTTGCATGTTTGATTGCTTTGATGTGCTGTATAGTCACAATGTGGTGTTTATGTAGGGGGAGGGTTTGA